The Manihot esculenta cultivar AM560-2 chromosome 17, M.esculenta_v8, whole genome shotgun sequence genome contains the following window.
CTCTGAACTAGATACTTGTTTTTTTGTCACTGAATTCAGGATATTTTTCCAAGCTTATGGTtgtatttttactttaaatgtGTTTTCCCTTTGTATGGATAGTAGATTCATTAATATGAGACTATTTACATGGTCTATTGTTGACGCATTAGTGAAATGGCAGGTTGCTATCTTTGTGGTCCTAGCGATGGTTTTGCGACGAAAGCCTGATGCTTTACTTAATGTATTGCCAACATTGAGGGAAAGTTCAAAGTATAAAGGACAAGACAAGCTTCCTGTTGTCGCATGGATGATAGCTCAGGTAATTGAATGGCAACATAAAATTAGCACCTTGCAGGATCAGATCTTGTATGTTCTATCCActtcttatttaaaattttcctaGGTATGAAATTGTTGTTTGTAGGTCTCTCAAGGAGATTTGACTGTAGGGTTATACTCATGGGCACATAATCTCTTGCCAATAGTGAGCGGCAAAAGTTCTAATCCCCAGTCCAGGGATATAATTTTGCAGCTAGCAGAAAAGTATGCAAGTTTTACACTTTTTCCTCTTTTCCTTGCTTGTTAGTTCTTCAATCTGTGAATTGTGTATTTGGTTTGCAGAATTTTGTCTTACCCAAAGGCTCGTACGATTTTAGTGAGTGGTGCTGTTAGGAAGGGGGAGCGCTTGGTGCCACCTTTTGCACTTGAGATGCTATTGCGAGTAACCTTCCCTCTGCCTTCAGCTACTGTAAAGGTGGATATTTGGGATTTACAGTATCTGTACCTGGAGAAACTGTATATTCATTAATCTTACTTTCTATGCATATGGTGTTTTATGCAGGCTACTGAGAGGATTCTAGCAGTCTATCCCACCCTAAGAGAGGTGGCTCTGGCTGGTTCCACAGGGAGCAAAGCAATGAAACAAGTAGCATTGCAGTTACTAAGTTTCGCTATTAAAGCAGCAGGAGAAAGTATGGGACTTCATTTGATTGTCTTTTCACTTGTGTGCTCTTTTCCTGGAGCTACGAGGCTTAAGACTGAGTGTTTTTTATCAACTGTTTTTAACAGGCAATCCTGAGTTATCAAAGGAAGCAGCTGGCATTTGTATCTGGTGTTTGACCCAGAATAATGAATGCTACAAGCTTTGGGTTAGCTATTCCACTTCTCATTATGAGCTTTTTGTTCATAGAAGATGGTTGAATTTTTatctgtttattttttttaatatcaccATAATCTCATCATATTCACTCTTGTTGTGAACTGGGGCACCAGGACAAGGTTTACCAAGAGAATCTTGAAGCTAGCATTGCTATTCTTAAAAAAATGTCCGAGGAGTGGAAGGAGGTCTCTGTCAAACTGGCTCCTCTTGACACTCTGAGCGTAACTGTCAAGAATTTCAGGCAGAAGGTTAAGTCACTTAAACTTTTTAGTAGCTCTCATACAATTTGATCGCTGCAATAGCTTTCCTATGCAAAAGATCAATCACATTTACATTGGCATGATAAAGTTTCTAATCCTCTGTTTATTTTTGCCAATAGAATGAGAAAGCACTGGCAAACGGAGAAGATGCTGCTCGCCAGTCATTCTATAGGGATGCTGACAAATACTGCAAGTTGATATTGGGAAAGTTATCCCGAGGCCATTATTGCACAAAAAGTATGGCTTTTGCTGTCATTGCAGTAGCTGTTGGGGCTGCTTTCCTTTCCCCAGATATGGAGTCCTTGGATTGGAAAAAATTAGTTGTTGTTGTCAACTCCCAATTCTCTTCCTGAGTTGGATGTTCCTAGTGATATCATCGACCATTGATGCAAAGCATCTAGTTGTTTTTAGGATACTagtttttttcttcaattttgtaCTTCTGATCCTAAGAGGGAAAAGTTTTTCAGCTTTATATTTAGGGTCTAATTTGGTGATTCACATACTGTACGATAGACATAGGCAGTTAAATTCTTTGAGAAATTCTTGCAGTGtccaaggaaaaaaaatataatttaggtTTCGACACTAATCAGATAGTTTAGTTGAAATTGAGAAAAGTTTAATTATTGATATGATTTATCACTTTTAACATTCAGTATACAAGTATTGTTCTATTGTAATTTAGTATATCTGATTTTATTTTGTGACGCAGTACATGCAAAAAAATACATTTGTAAGATTTTGCAAATGCAGGCtcacttaaattaaaaattcactttttttaaaaaaaaaattaaaaataaaaatcaaaatttcctAAGTCTCTTCACCTTGAGTGTCTTCCTTTGATTGTTGTCTGACTGGTCTCAGGCGTCAAAAGCAACCATGGCGAAGGCGACCCTTGACCTTTGTGGGCTCGCGTGGTTGTCGAAAATATCAAAGACCAACACAAATGCGAGCTGGAGAGTTTTATTCGATTCTTATGAAGCATTCGGTACAAAGTTAAAAATCGACGATTAAATGCTACTTCGCAActttaaaaaaagtaatatttaaAGGATTAAAAAGATTAATAGTGTTATAATAATACTTTAGTAAGAgtttaataaaaagataaaaaataattaatatataagcaTCTGTTAttatattgaataataaaaattaaaattatttttcatttataaataatttaatttttcaaatacgTAATTTATTTACcatcatattttaattatttaaaaaatgttgcttttctttttggAATTGCAACCGAAAATTACATTACAAGGTCTATAtgaacaaagttataaactgtGATAAGTTTGCATTACAAGGTCTATATTCAGAAATAGTCTTAGACGTAGCATAAGGGTACTTGCTAAATGCATTTTTGGCTTGGGAAGGATTTCCAGGGGTAGACCAAGTGGGATTGCCAAGTTGAACTACTGCTTCACATCTTTGTATTGCTCACTCAGGATTTCTGCTTATGCTTGTAACTTTCTGCTGTGACCAAGAAAGAGTTGTGCAATTGCTCAAAACTACTAATGCAATTTATAGTTATTGCAAACAAAGGAAAGGAGAAGCCGAGAAGAAATACTCTACCTTATCAAGCTTGACAGAGTGGGCTGGTTTGTATTTAGATGTAATGCAGAGAGGGGATGTGTTGAAATGATTTAAGGGAGAAGGCAAAGTCTTGGGCATTTGGAAGCTGAAAGAGCAGCTCATTATGTCCAACAATTACATGTACAATTATTATTAGATGTTGATTATTAATTATAGAGCATAGTATAATTTtcgtatatataataattatataataaatttttttcaaaaagaaaagtaacagatattttatatattattatatattaattgatattttgagatacagaaaataaaattatcgtaCGAGAGTAAATTTAATTAGGTAATATTTAGTTAGGTAATATCACCTCTCTCCCTTTTTTTTAGTGACACATAAATATTATTCTGCTATAAtgctatttatatttatttctcaGATTCGTACATACAAATATATCAACGTATTTAATTCTCTCGACGTGCATGTTGATAAAAATACAAAATGATTGAATTTACTCTcttactttttattatattattgaacTAACTCATTTCTTAAGAAATTCGCACCACGTTGAAACATATGATATTGGACCGACTTGCTTTATAAATGTTTTTGtgaattttaagtttatatattttcatgGTCTCATTTCGgacaataaaaaatttgaccGTTCATCATTAATAATCCTAGTTCTTTTAATAATATCGTGGAAGGTCTTTGTGCCTATAATCGGATAATCCTTCGTGACTAGAagacaaaattttcttttaattttttcccACCCTTTTAGGATTTGcccataattattttataaattattttcattttaaactgTCTCAACACAtagaatatattaaattttaatatatgaaaataagagttttattcaataattaagaagaaaaatggtttgatataaaattgtaaaactaatgaaaaaatATAGATTATAATTTGTTAAgtaattgtatataatataataaatgtattttaaaaataacatttttatgGAAAAATAGATGAAAGTTCTAAACTCTTCCACATAGTTCTTTTGGTCCCCTTGTCCAATGGCGGCTTGGTtgacatattaatattaatagtaTTTTCCAAACAGGTCATAATCCCTCCTGTGAATAGCAAAATATCTTTCCaagaaaaacattttttttttaaaggaaaaagcTTGAAAAAGATTTGCATCATTTTCTGCTAGCAAGTATTGGCTCCTCGGAAGGGAAGAGATTCCCCAAACCCCTATTTGCAGCTCATCGGAAACCCTTTATGAATTGAGTTGTCATATTTTCAGCGTTTTAGCCAAGAAATGATTGCCACAACAATCCCAACTCACTTCAGTCTTAAGCCCTCTTATCTCCGACACCCTCCCTTAGGCACACGCATAGAAGTCACTGCGACAGTTAGACGTACAAGAAGAAAACATTCAGCCTCTTGGTGTGTTGCTACCCATTTTCATATCACTGGCAACCATACTAATTTCAAGCTCAAATCTTGTTCTTTCAGTAGAGTACCTACAAGGGTCTGTAGTGATGGTGGTGCCACTCCACAACAAGATAGAGTAAATCCCCAATTTGTCTGTTTCCTGAATTTGGATATTTGCTTTTACCTATTGCTACCTGCAACGAAATTGTTTTCTGATTAATGGGTTAATTACATTTTTTGTAGAGTTAATATATTGATGGATTTACTTGTTGAGTTTACTCGCTTATGATAATGGAAGGCATATATCTTAATTATGTGCTGTGTCAATGGGTGATTCATTTTGTGGAATTCGTGTGTATAGGTATCTGTGTATGGAACATAAATCTGTTGTCTGTCAGCTACCTCTTTTACAAACCTTTGCAGAAACCGACCATGTATCGTCTTAGGCAGCAACTTTTCTAGCATATTTCTTTGTTTACATTTGTGTTCTTGATGCAATGCCAATACTCTTTTAGTTGGTTATATTTCGAGGCCAACAAATTTTAAACTACTTAAGATACACAATTACTCTTTGTTGTCTGTAATTTCAGAAAATTGAGGAAAGAAACCACAACTCATCTTCATCTAGTTTTGGGGACGGTTATGTTGCCTTGTTTATTCGGATGCTTGGGCTAGACAATGATCCACTTGATAGAAAACAAGCAATAGTGGCGCTATGGAAATATTCACTGGGAGGAAAGAAGTGCATAGATAACATCATGCAGTTTCAGGGATGCATCAATCTCACCATAAATCTTCTCAGTTCAGAGACCAGTTCTACATGTGAAGCAGCTGCTGGCCTTCTACGATCAGTATCTTCGATTAATTCATACAGAGATGTGGTAGCCGAATCTGGAGCAATAGAAGAGATAACTGGTTTGCTTAGTCAACCTGGCTTGACATCTGAGGTATTGGAAGTTACATTTGAAATTTTCTCCACATGATTTTTGGTGTTGGAAAATTGAGGTGGATATAAATTTGTTTTCGTAGGTAAAGGAACAAAGCATATGTACTTTGTGGAACTTGTCTGTAGATGAGAAGCTCCGAGTGAAAATTGCAAACAATGATATCGTGCCATTGCTCATCAAGTCCCTGGAGGATGAAGACATAAAAGTGAAGGAAGCTGCAGGAGGTGTTCTGGCAAATTTGGCATTGACCAGCTCTAACCATAGCATTATGGTTGAAGCAGGTGTTATTCCCAAGTTGGTGAGAattccttcatatttttaatcagacaggattatttaaaatttgggTTTAACACATTaacaaaagcttctagttgagaTAAAATATCTAAGGAAGCGGACAAGGCTCTCAAGTGGCTGTGGATGAACTTATTCTTGTTTCTTGGACTGTGGAAGGATTTAAAAGAATTtgatctattttttcttttgaagtTTCTTTGTTGCAACCTGTTTGACACTTCATCCTAGGAAAGAAAAGTACATGATTTACTCTCCAATTACATATAAGCCTGAACCTCTTACCACCAAATTAACTGTACATGTGGGCTGAACTTTTTTGACCAATATTTTCCGGTTTATGA
Protein-coding sequences here:
- the LOC110604664 gene encoding uncharacterized protein LOC110604664 isoform X1 — its product is MESFESNLIKDAHQIDNPHITNNADHGWQKVTYAKRQRKQKQVDSASSAANAVNVNGTVVPKDKSNVFRSLEQQSEERRRRIIESQRAAIAAVEAPVRSKHRSDDEDEDEEDSDDAALPKGNEKVEEKKVKQKKPKKPQVTLAEAAAKIDSADLAAFLADISASYEGQQDILLMRFADYFGRAFSAVSSAQFPWVKLFRENTVSKMIDIPLSHISDAVYKTSVDWINQRSIEALGSFVLWSLDSILADLASQQVGTKAAKKGVQHVSSKSQVAIFVVLAMVLRRKPDALLNVLPTLRESSKYKGQDKLPVVAWMIAQVSQGDLTVGLYSWAHNLLPIVSGKSSNPQSRDIILQLAEKILSYPKARTILVSGAVRKGERLVPPFALEMLLRVTFPLPSATVKATERILAVYPTLREVALAGSTGSKAMKQVALQLLSFAIKAAGESNPELSKEAAGICIWCLTQNNECYKLWDKVYQENLEASIAILKKMSEEWKEVSVKLAPLDTLSVTVKNFRQKNEKALANGEDAARQSFYRDADKYCKLILGKLSRGHYCTKSMAFAVIAVAVGAAFLSPDMESLDWKKLVVVVNSQFSS
- the LOC110604664 gene encoding uncharacterized protein LOC110604664 isoform X2; its protein translation is MESFESNLIKDAHQIDNPHITNNADHGWQKVTYAKRQRKQKQVDSASSAANAVNVNGTVVPKDKSNVFRSLEQQSEERRRRIIESQRAAIAAVEAPVRSKHRSDDEDEDEEDSDDAALPKGNEKVEEKKVKQKKPKKPQVTLAEAAAKIDSADLAAFLADISASYEGQQDILLMRFADYFGRAFSAVSSAQFPWVKLFRENTVSKMIDVAIFVVLAMVLRRKPDALLNVLPTLRESSKYKGQDKLPVVAWMIAQVSQGDLTVGLYSWAHNLLPIVSGKSSNPQSRDIILQLAEKILSYPKARTILVSGAVRKGERLVPPFALEMLLRVTFPLPSATVKATERILAVYPTLREVALAGSTGSKAMKQVALQLLSFAIKAAGESNPELSKEAAGICIWCLTQNNECYKLWDKVYQENLEASIAILKKMSEEWKEVSVKLAPLDTLSVTVKNFRQKNEKALANGEDAARQSFYRDADKYCKLILGKLSRGHYCTKSMAFAVIAVAVGAAFLSPDMESLDWKKLVVVVNSQFSS